In Cedecea neteri, a single genomic region encodes these proteins:
- the mdtI gene encoding multidrug/spermidine efflux SMR transporter subunit MdtI: MLSFEWVHALWLALAIILEIVANIFLKQSDGFKRPIYGVLSLLAVLAAFSALAQAVKGIELSVAYALWGGFGIAATVAAGWILFGQRLNRKGWVGISLLLIGMIIIKIA, translated from the coding sequence ATGCTGTCGTTTGAGTGGGTACACGCCCTGTGGCTAGCGTTAGCCATTATTCTGGAAATCGTCGCCAATATCTTTTTAAAACAATCTGATGGTTTCAAACGCCCGATTTACGGCGTGCTGTCTCTGCTGGCCGTGCTGGCCGCGTTCAGTGCCCTGGCTCAGGCCGTTAAAGGCATCGAGTTATCCGTCGCCTATGCGCTCTGGGGCGGGTTTGGTATCGCCGCCACCGTGGCCGCGGGCTGGATCCTCTTCGGCCAGCGCCTTAACCGCAAAGGTTGGGTTGGCATCAGCTTGTTGCTGATAGGGATGATTATTATCAAAATTGCCTGA
- a CDS encoding bifunctional diguanylate cyclase/phosphodiesterase: MRNPLSWKSTPVAGALFTMVFMAGIGLIVSIIALLYLSLHLISSKTNEIDEHRSALSVQGAIQTSVNRVWALVIDNAVWDDAVNQVYRPELDVNWLYNTWGAGYKINNLYDGVYVLDEGFNVLWGSFRGQRVTGQKISQLGKGFESLVYQNAQTLRDDKKIFAGITQTESGVSFIGIGLIRPMLGRLHVHDATRRYLVIGRQINNAMLKELGNTFQIENLRLTSTPSDSSSVPLNSASGETLGYLSWQPRLPGAEAARAASADILRITMLAAVLILVFIVISSLGLYKLARGEKQARNIALTDWLSHLPNRRALIERLETISKRGDSDEKSVVFIDLDGFKDVNDIYGHDKGDQLIVTIAHALRDRVPQNGMLVRMGGDEFAMMIGGERAGERSAAFAGSVLDFLSQPVPVGESTIHISASIGIASGSLVDCSSSELFRRADIAMYHSKITGKGRTTYYDAALNNVRERRLTIENDIRAGLVRDEFEVWYQPIIDARSQAIAGVEALVRWPRRPGGELLPDEFIPVAETSGLIYSLGLFVLRRACCDLASHEDLRLSVNISPAQFRDPEFEDKVARVLQDTAFPAQRLELEVTESYVLENPERALAAIRNLKSQGTAVALDDFGNGYSSIGYLRRFNFDTIKIDKSLAGLVDSDEQALALVNGTVRIATALGMAVTAEGVENQEQLRLLCQAGCDRLQGYYFSPPKPLEAVLMLRQRHQV; the protein is encoded by the coding sequence TTGCGTAATCCTCTTAGCTGGAAAAGCACGCCCGTTGCTGGAGCCTTGTTTACCATGGTGTTTATGGCAGGCATCGGACTGATCGTGTCTATCATCGCGCTCCTCTACCTTTCACTTCACCTTATTAGCAGTAAAACCAATGAGATAGATGAACACCGAAGCGCACTGTCGGTGCAGGGGGCCATACAGACCTCGGTCAACCGCGTGTGGGCGTTGGTGATTGATAATGCGGTCTGGGACGATGCCGTCAATCAAGTTTATCGCCCTGAGCTGGACGTTAACTGGCTATATAACACCTGGGGCGCGGGTTACAAAATCAATAACCTCTATGACGGCGTGTATGTGCTGGATGAAGGGTTCAATGTGCTTTGGGGCTCGTTTCGTGGGCAACGGGTGACGGGGCAAAAGATTTCTCAACTTGGGAAGGGGTTTGAGTCCCTCGTCTACCAGAACGCGCAAACGCTCAGAGATGACAAAAAAATATTTGCCGGGATCACGCAAACCGAGAGCGGTGTTTCGTTTATCGGCATCGGGCTGATCCGGCCAATGCTGGGGCGACTTCACGTTCACGACGCCACGCGCCGTTACCTGGTGATTGGCCGTCAGATTAATAACGCGATGCTAAAAGAGCTGGGAAACACTTTTCAGATTGAAAACCTACGCCTGACGTCCACGCCATCTGATTCTTCAAGTGTCCCGCTGAACAGCGCCTCAGGTGAAACGCTGGGATACCTTAGCTGGCAGCCACGGTTGCCTGGGGCAGAGGCGGCGCGTGCTGCTTCGGCGGACATCCTGCGCATTACGATGCTTGCGGCGGTGTTGATACTGGTCTTTATCGTCATCAGCAGCCTGGGGCTGTACAAGCTGGCCCGAGGTGAAAAGCAGGCGAGAAATATCGCGTTGACCGACTGGCTCAGCCATTTACCTAACCGACGAGCGCTCATCGAGCGGCTGGAAACCATCAGCAAGCGGGGTGATAGCGACGAAAAAAGCGTGGTATTTATCGATCTCGATGGTTTTAAGGACGTGAATGATATTTACGGGCACGATAAAGGCGACCAGTTAATCGTGACCATTGCTCATGCTCTTCGCGATCGCGTGCCGCAAAACGGCATGCTGGTGCGCATGGGAGGAGATGAATTTGCCATGATGATCGGCGGGGAGAGAGCCGGGGAACGCTCAGCCGCTTTTGCGGGTTCGGTTCTGGATTTTCTGAGCCAGCCTGTCCCCGTGGGGGAAAGTACCATACATATTAGCGCCAGCATCGGGATTGCTTCGGGCTCGCTGGTGGATTGCAGCAGCTCGGAGCTGTTCCGCCGGGCCGATATCGCTATGTATCACTCTAAAATTACCGGAAAAGGCCGCACGACTTATTATGATGCGGCGTTAAATAACGTTCGCGAACGTCGTTTAACCATCGAAAATGACATTCGCGCGGGCCTTGTTCGGGATGAGTTTGAGGTCTGGTACCAGCCGATTATAGATGCACGTAGCCAGGCGATAGCCGGTGTGGAAGCGCTGGTGCGCTGGCCGCGTCGCCCTGGTGGAGAGTTGTTGCCAGATGAGTTTATTCCCGTGGCTGAAACGAGCGGTCTTATCTATTCGCTCGGACTGTTTGTGCTCCGCCGGGCGTGCTGTGATTTAGCTTCCCATGAGGATCTGCGGCTGTCGGTAAACATTTCTCCGGCGCAGTTCCGCGACCCGGAGTTTGAAGACAAGGTTGCCCGGGTACTACAGGACACGGCGTTTCCGGCGCAAAGGCTTGAGCTGGAAGTGACGGAAAGCTATGTGCTCGAAAACCCGGAGCGCGCCCTGGCGGCCATTCGAAATCTTAAGTCTCAGGGTACGGCGGTGGCGCTGGACGATTTCGGCAACGGCTATTCGAGCATCGGCTATTTGCGCCGTTTTAACTTTGACACCATCAAAATAGACAAGTCCCTGGCCGGACTAGTGGACAGCGATGAACAAGCGTTGGCGCTGGTGAACGGGACGGTTCGCATTGCCACCGCGTTGGGTATGGCGGTGACGGCAGAGGGAGTGGAAAACCAAGAGCAGCTCAGGCTGCTTTGCCAGGCTGGCTGCGACCGGCTGCAGGGCTATTATTTCAGCCCGCCTAAGCCGCTGGAGGCAGTATTAATGCTGCGACAGCGGCATCAGGTTTAG
- a CDS encoding trypsin-like serine peptidase, producing MRKSVVLFLGALILLPQLVHADEDDSPANVKTLFFGKDDRIRVTNPEDAPWDAIGQLETASGNLCTATLISPHLALTAGHCLLQPPRGKADKAIALRFISHKGQWRYEIHDIEGRVDKSLGRRLKPDGDGWLVPSNAAPYDFGLIIIRNPPSGITPLPLFTGDKDALTEALKAQDRKVTQSGYPLDHLDDLYTHSNCLVTGWAQASVLSHQCDTLPGDSGSPLLLKTDQGWQLIAVQSSAPAAKDRYRADNRAISVTGFRDRLEALAQ from the coding sequence ATGCGCAAAAGTGTTGTGTTGTTTTTAGGAGCATTGATCCTTTTACCTCAACTCGTTCACGCGGACGAAGACGACAGCCCGGCGAACGTTAAAACACTGTTCTTCGGCAAAGATGACCGTATTCGCGTGACCAACCCTGAGGACGCCCCCTGGGATGCCATTGGCCAGTTGGAAACCGCCAGCGGCAACTTATGTACCGCCACCCTGATCTCACCGCATCTGGCCTTAACCGCCGGACACTGCCTGCTGCAGCCGCCGCGCGGTAAGGCAGACAAAGCCATCGCCCTGCGCTTTATTTCCCACAAAGGGCAATGGCGCTATGAGATCCATGATATCGAAGGCCGCGTAGACAAATCCCTCGGTCGCCGCCTCAAGCCGGACGGCGACGGATGGCTGGTCCCGTCTAACGCGGCACCTTATGATTTTGGTCTGATTATTATCCGCAACCCGCCTTCAGGCATCACGCCGTTGCCGCTGTTTACCGGCGACAAAGACGCGCTAACCGAAGCATTGAAGGCACAGGATCGTAAAGTGACGCAGTCTGGCTATCCGCTGGATCACCTCGACGACCTGTATACCCACAGTAACTGCCTGGTTACGGGCTGGGCGCAGGCGTCCGTGCTGTCTCACCAGTGCGATACGCTCCCCGGCGATAGTGGTTCCCCGCTGTTACTGAAAACCGATCAGGGCTGGCAGCTGATTGCGGTGCAAAGTTCCGCCCCGGCAGCCAAAGACAGATACAGAGCTGACAACCGCGCCATCTCAGTCACCGGCTTCCGCGACAGACTGGAAGCGCTGGCACAATAA
- the asr gene encoding acid resistance repetitive basic protein Asr — translation MKKVLALVVAAAMGLSSAAFAADTTATAPAAAPATTAAAPAAKAPAAKVTHHKKHKKAAAQKAQAAKKKHKKAAKPATEQKAQAAKKHHKKATKPAAQKAQAAKKHHKKAVKPAAQKAQAAKKHVKKHHKAAAKPAAQPAA, via the coding sequence ATGAAAAAAGTATTAGCTCTGGTTGTTGCCGCTGCTATGGGTCTGTCTTCTGCCGCTTTCGCTGCTGACACCACCGCTACCGCTCCAGCTGCTGCTCCAGCAACCACCGCTGCTGCTCCTGCTGCTAAAGCGCCAGCTGCAAAAGTAACGCATCACAAGAAACACAAAAAAGCTGCCGCTCAGAAAGCTCAGGCTGCTAAAAAGAAACACAAAAAAGCCGCTAAACCAGCGACCGAGCAGAAAGCTCAGGCTGCTAAAAAGCACCACAAAAAAGCAACCAAACCAGCTGCTCAGAAAGCCCAGGCTGCTAAAAAACACCACAAAAAAGCAGTAAAACCAGCTGCACAGAAAGCTCAGGCTGCTAAAAAACACGTGAAAAAACATCACAAAGCCGCTGCTAAACCAGCTGCACAGCCAGCAGCATAA